ACCGGCAAGCCACTCTGCCGGTATCGCAAACCGAGTGGCATTCCCCATGCACGACAACGTGCGCGGACCCGACTACTACCATTAGGAAAACTATGCTGATGCAACACACCGTCGGCCAGCTCAAGGCCCTGAAGCTCGACGGGATGGCGCGGGCCTTCGAGGAACAGTCTGCCCTGACCGCCAGCTCCAGCCTGCCGTTCGAAGAACGCTTCTCCATGCTGGTCGACCGGGAGATTGCTTGGCGTGACACCAGGCGCCTGGAGCGGCTGCTGCGCTCGGCCAAGCTCAAGCACGCCCAGGCATGCCTCGAGGATGTGGTCTATGACGGCAGCCGCGGTCTTGACCAGCGGCTGGTCGCCAGCCTGGCCAGTTGCGACTGGATCCGCAATGCTCAGAGTCTCATCCTTACCGGGGCGACCGGTGCCGGCAAGTCCTGGCTGGCCTGTGCGTTTGCTCAGCAGGCCTGTCGGCAGGGATTCTCTGCGCTCTACCTGCGGGTGCCGCGACTGTTCGAGGAACTGCAGATCGCCCACGGCGACGGGAGCTTCACCCGCCGCCTGGCACAGCTCGCGCGCATC
This region of Cupriavidus sp. EM10 genomic DNA includes:
- the istB gene encoding IS21-like element ISRme9 family helper ATPase IstB; translated protein: MLMQHTVGQLKALKLDGMARAFEEQSALTASSSLPFEERFSMLVDREIAWRDTRRLERLLRSAKLKHAQACLEDVVYDGSRGLDQRLVASLASCDWIRNAQSLILTGATGAGKSWLACAFAQQACRQGFSALYLRVPRLFEELQIAHGDGSFTRRLAQLARIDVLVLDDWGLQEPSKSARGDLLEVLDDRVGTRSTIVTSQLPIEHWHQWLDDPTLADAILDRLVHQAHKVSLKGESMRKRSATDVKKRAS